Proteins from a single region of Labedella gwakjiensis:
- the infA gene encoding translation initiation factor IF-1: MAKKDGVIEIEGSVVEALPNAMFRVELTNGHKVLAHISGKMRQHYIRILPEDRVIVELTPYDLTRGRIVYRYK; the protein is encoded by the coding sequence ATGGCCAAGAAAGACGGTGTCATCGAGATCGAAGGCTCGGTGGTCGAAGCGCTGCCCAACGCGATGTTCCGCGTTGAGCTGACGAACGGCCACAAGGTCCTCGCCCACATCTCCGGAAAGATGCGGCAGCACTACATCCGCATCCTCCCAGAGGACCGGGTGATCGTGGAGCTCACGCCCTACGACCTCACCCGTGGTCGAATCGTCTATCGCTACAAGTAG
- a CDS encoding mannitol-1-phosphate 5-dehydrogenase, producing the protein MKAVHFGAGNIGRGFIGLLLHEAGYEVVFADVNADLIDAIQSADSYDVHEVGEGGRTKTVTGFRAINSAVDEEALVSDIATADIVTTAVGPNVLRFVAPVIARGLLARSAGCAPLAVMACENAISATDTLAAEIRSAAGERATEVENGAVFANTAVDRIVPGQDPAAGIDVTVETFCEWVIEAEPFAGAAPVIPGATFVDALGPYIERKLFTVNTGHATAAYAGFAAGHTRIAEAFADPAVRDLVERVLRQTSALLVAKHELDPTKQDAYREKILVRFANDALPDTVVRVGRQPLRKLSRDERFIGPAAQLAERGMLTDDLVEAVGVAIGFDVPEDPESVEMQQLLRDLTPEEFVERVTGLSADHPLSPALVEIVSTR; encoded by the coding sequence ATGAAGGCCGTTCACTTCGGCGCAGGCAACATCGGGCGCGGCTTCATCGGGCTCCTCCTCCACGAGGCGGGCTACGAGGTGGTCTTCGCCGATGTGAACGCCGACCTCATCGATGCGATCCAGTCGGCCGACTCGTACGACGTCCACGAGGTGGGCGAGGGCGGCCGGACGAAGACGGTGACGGGCTTCCGCGCCATCAACAGCGCGGTCGACGAGGAGGCACTCGTCTCGGACATCGCCACGGCCGACATCGTCACGACGGCCGTCGGTCCGAACGTGCTGCGCTTCGTCGCGCCCGTGATCGCGAGGGGGCTGCTGGCCCGATCGGCCGGCTGTGCGCCCCTCGCGGTCATGGCGTGCGAGAACGCGATCTCCGCGACCGACACCCTCGCCGCCGAGATCCGTTCGGCGGCGGGGGAGCGGGCGACCGAGGTCGAGAACGGAGCGGTCTTCGCCAACACGGCCGTCGACCGCATCGTGCCCGGCCAGGATCCGGCGGCGGGGATCGACGTCACCGTCGAGACCTTCTGCGAGTGGGTCATCGAGGCCGAGCCGTTCGCGGGTGCGGCTCCGGTGATCCCGGGCGCGACGTTCGTCGACGCTCTCGGACCGTACATCGAGCGAAAGCTCTTCACCGTGAACACGGGGCACGCGACGGCGGCGTACGCCGGCTTCGCCGCGGGTCACACGAGGATCGCCGAGGCCTTCGCCGACCCGGCGGTGCGCGACCTGGTCGAGCGCGTCCTGCGTCAGACCTCAGCGCTCCTGGTGGCGAAGCACGAGCTCGATCCCACGAAGCAGGACGCGTACCGCGAGAAGATCCTGGTCCGCTTCGCGAACGACGCGCTCCCCGACACGGTGGTGCGGGTGGGACGGCAGCCGCTGCGCAAGCTCTCACGCGATGAGCGCTTCATCGGCCCTGCCGCCCAACTCGCCGAGCGGGGGATGCTCACAGACGACCTCGTCGAGGCGGTCGGCGTGGCCATCGGCTTCGACGTGCCGGAGGATCCGGAGAGCGTGGAGATGCAGCAGCTCCTCCGCGATCTCACTCCCGAGGAGTTCGTGGAGAGGGTCACGGGGTTGTCCGCCGACCACCCCCTGAGCCCGGCGCTCGTCGAGATCGTCTCGACGCGCTGA
- a CDS encoding PTS sugar transporter subunit IIA, translating into MSDDILTRANVVSEGSATTKDDAIREAGALLVSSGAVDASYVDAMLERETSVSTYMGNLLAIPHGTNESKDAIKTSALSLVRYDHPIDWDGEEVRFAVGIAGVGDEHLGILSKIAVVFSDEDEVAKLVAAKDADELYALLEEVNAE; encoded by the coding sequence GTGAGCGACGACATCCTGACCCGCGCCAACGTCGTGTCGGAGGGATCCGCGACGACGAAGGACGACGCGATCCGCGAAGCCGGTGCCCTCCTCGTCTCGTCGGGAGCGGTCGATGCGAGCTACGTCGACGCGATGCTCGAGCGCGAGACCAGCGTGTCCACCTACATGGGCAATCTGCTCGCGATCCCGCACGGCACGAATGAGTCGAAGGACGCCATCAAGACGTCCGCCCTCTCGCTCGTGCGGTACGACCACCCGATCGACTGGGACGGCGAGGAGGTGCGCTTCGCCGTCGGCATCGCCGGTGTCGGAGACGAGCACCTCGGGATCCTCTCCAAGATCGCCGTCGTGTTCTCGGACGAGGACGAGGTCGCGAAGCTCGTGGCGGCGAAGGACGCGGACGAACTGTACGCGCTCCTCGAGGAGGTCAACGCGGAATGA
- a CDS encoding PTS mannitol transporter subunit IICB — translation MTTTSTTSTQSGGARVAVQRFGTFLSGMVMPNIAAFIAWGIITAFFIETGWTPVAQLGGFEGADGTAYPGIVGPMLTYLLPLLIAYTGGKMVYDTRGGVVGAIMTMGVITGANTTMILGAMICGPLGGWLIKQVDKIWDGKIRPGFEMLVNNFSAGILGFGLSMLAFFGLAPVLSFVSQVLGNAVEWLLSAGLLPLASIFIEPAKVLFLNNAINHGVLTPLAADQVAESGKSILFLLEANPGPGLGLLLAFSFFGIGAARATAPGAIIIQFFGGIHEIYFPYVLSKPLLLLAVIAGGATGVATNVAFNSGLVGVASPGSIFAVLAATERNSFPGVILSVILSAAVSFLIASIILRASRKRDLASGNAGDLSAAVAKTQANKGKESSVLGNLAGQPVAAAGDPQTARLVSNIVFACDAGMGSSAMGASVLRNKLKKAGVEGVTVTNQAIANLTGDADLVITHKDLTDRARQKSPNSQHVSVDNFMNSPKYDEVVGQVQNQKETTK, via the coding sequence ATGACAACGACGTCCACCACGTCGACGCAGAGCGGCGGCGCGCGCGTCGCCGTTCAGCGCTTCGGCACGTTCCTCTCCGGCATGGTCATGCCGAACATCGCGGCGTTCATCGCCTGGGGCATCATCACCGCCTTCTTCATCGAGACCGGCTGGACCCCCGTGGCGCAGCTCGGCGGGTTCGAGGGCGCCGACGGTACCGCCTATCCCGGCATCGTCGGCCCGATGCTCACCTACCTGCTCCCGCTCCTCATCGCCTACACCGGCGGCAAGATGGTCTACGACACGCGTGGAGGCGTCGTCGGCGCCATCATGACCATGGGCGTCATCACCGGTGCGAACACGACGATGATCCTCGGTGCGATGATCTGCGGCCCCCTCGGCGGCTGGCTCATCAAGCAGGTCGACAAGATCTGGGACGGAAAGATCCGCCCCGGCTTCGAGATGCTCGTGAACAACTTCTCGGCCGGCATCCTCGGCTTCGGCCTCTCGATGCTCGCCTTCTTCGGGCTCGCCCCGGTCCTGTCGTTCGTGAGCCAGGTCCTCGGCAACGCCGTGGAATGGCTCCTCTCGGCCGGCCTGCTGCCGCTCGCGAGCATCTTCATCGAGCCCGCGAAGGTCCTGTTCCTCAACAACGCCATCAACCACGGTGTCCTCACGCCCCTCGCGGCCGACCAGGTGGCCGAGTCCGGCAAGTCGATCCTCTTCCTCCTCGAGGCGAACCCCGGCCCCGGCCTCGGACTGCTGCTCGCGTTCTCGTTCTTCGGCATCGGCGCGGCCCGCGCGACGGCTCCTGGCGCGATCATCATCCAGTTCTTCGGCGGGATCCACGAGATCTACTTCCCGTACGTCCTGAGCAAGCCCCTCCTGCTCCTCGCGGTCATCGCGGGTGGTGCGACAGGTGTCGCGACGAACGTCGCGTTCAACTCGGGGCTCGTCGGCGTCGCCTCGCCCGGCTCGATCTTCGCCGTTCTCGCAGCCACGGAGCGCAACAGCTTCCCCGGTGTCATCCTCTCGGTGATCCTGTCGGCGGCCGTCTCCTTCCTCATCGCGTCGATCATCCTCCGCGCCTCGCGCAAGCGTGACCTCGCGTCCGGCAACGCCGGCGACCTGTCGGCCGCCGTCGCGAAGACGCAGGCCAACAAGGGCAAGGAGTCGAGCGTCCTCGGCAACCTGGCCGGCCAGCCCGTCGCCGCCGCCGGCGACCCGCAGACCGCGCGTCTCGTCTCGAACATCGTGTTCGCGTGCGACGCCGGCATGGGGTCGAGCGCCATGGGTGCGTCGGTCCTCCGCAACAAGCTGAAGAAGGCGGGCGTGGAGGGTGTCACCGTCACCAACCAGGCCATCGCCAATCTCACGGGAGATGCCGACCTCGTGATCACGCACAAGGACCTTACGGACCGCGCACGCCAGAAGTCGCCGAACTCGCAGCACGTCTCGGTCGACAACTTCATGAACTCGCCGAAGTACGACGAGGTCGTCGGCCAGGTCCAGAACCAGAAGGAGACCACCAAGTGA
- the ptsP gene encoding phosphoenolpyruvate--protein phosphotransferase, translating to MRIIGTGIGQGVATGPVVRMPEPLATPSDVQSTIGAEAEKARTVESLARVARALEERGAKAGGTARDVLEAQAMMAEDPTLADSLDELLAQGKTAERAVSEAFAAFRDQLAAMGGYLGERAADLDDVAQRVIADLLDVPAPGVPDLEEPFVLVARDLAPADTALLDLDKVLALVTSDGGPTSHTAILAREKSIVAIVGAADALSLGEGTTVVVDAAAGVVIAEASAEEVADAKARIAERAALVDAPATPGALADGTSIPLLANLGSSKAAKAAAEGGAEGVGLFRTEFLFLDAGGSAPTIEEQRAHYVELLEAFPGQKVVVRLLDAGADKPLAFLNDAHEENPALGLRGLRALRVSEDILREQLTALAEADKLTSADLWVMAPMVSTVEETAYIVALSKELGLKTAGIMVEVPSIALMADKVFEIADFASIGTNDLTQYTLAADRLLGSVASFQDPWHPAVLRLVGEVGAAGGRAGKPVGICGEAAADPLLAVVLVGLGATTLSMSPSALADVRASLLRYTLDEAKSLAETALAASGAAESRAAVTAAVESLKETHS from the coding sequence ATGCGCATAATCGGAACCGGAATCGGCCAGGGGGTGGCGACGGGTCCCGTCGTCCGCATGCCCGAACCGCTCGCGACGCCATCGGACGTCCAGAGCACGATCGGCGCCGAGGCCGAGAAGGCCCGCACCGTCGAATCACTCGCCCGGGTCGCGCGAGCGCTCGAGGAGCGGGGCGCGAAGGCGGGCGGAACGGCGCGAGACGTGCTGGAGGCCCAGGCGATGATGGCGGAGGACCCGACCCTCGCCGACTCGCTCGACGAGCTGCTCGCCCAGGGGAAGACCGCCGAGAGGGCGGTCTCGGAGGCCTTCGCGGCTTTCCGTGACCAGCTCGCGGCCATGGGCGGCTATCTCGGTGAGCGTGCGGCAGACCTCGACGACGTCGCGCAGCGCGTCATCGCCGACCTCCTCGACGTGCCCGCACCCGGTGTCCCCGATCTCGAGGAGCCGTTCGTGCTCGTCGCGCGTGATCTCGCACCGGCCGACACGGCGCTCCTCGACCTCGACAAGGTCCTCGCGCTCGTGACGAGCGACGGCGGCCCCACCTCTCACACCGCGATCCTCGCGCGGGAGAAGTCGATCGTGGCGATCGTGGGCGCAGCCGACGCGCTCTCGCTCGGGGAGGGGACGACCGTCGTCGTCGACGCCGCCGCGGGAGTCGTCATCGCCGAGGCGTCGGCCGAGGAGGTCGCCGATGCGAAGGCCCGCATCGCCGAGCGCGCCGCTCTCGTCGACGCCCCGGCGACCCCCGGGGCGCTCGCCGACGGAACGTCCATCCCGCTCCTCGCGAACCTCGGCTCCTCGAAGGCGGCGAAGGCTGCTGCGGAGGGCGGCGCCGAGGGTGTCGGATTGTTCCGCACCGAGTTCCTCTTCCTCGACGCTGGTGGCAGTGCCCCGACCATCGAGGAGCAGCGGGCGCACTACGTCGAACTGCTCGAGGCGTTCCCCGGTCAGAAGGTCGTCGTCCGCCTCCTGGACGCCGGAGCCGACAAGCCGCTCGCCTTCCTCAACGACGCGCACGAGGAGAACCCCGCTCTCGGCCTGCGCGGTCTGCGGGCCCTGCGCGTCAGCGAGGACATCCTCCGCGAGCAGCTCACGGCGCTCGCCGAGGCGGACAAGCTCACCTCCGCCGACCTCTGGGTCATGGCCCCGATGGTGTCGACGGTCGAGGAGACCGCGTACATCGTGGCTCTGTCGAAGGAGCTCGGCCTCAAGACGGCCGGCATCATGGTCGAGGTCCCGTCGATCGCGCTGATGGCCGACAAGGTGTTCGAGATCGCCGACTTCGCCTCGATCGGCACGAACGACCTCACCCAGTACACGCTCGCGGCCGATCGCCTCCTCGGCTCGGTCGCCTCCTTCCAGGACCCGTGGCACCCCGCAGTGCTCCGCCTCGTCGGCGAGGTCGGCGCGGCCGGCGGGCGTGCAGGGAAGCCCGTCGGGATCTGCGGGGAGGCAGCGGCCGACCCGCTCCTCGCCGTCGTGCTCGTCGGCCTGGGTGCCACCACTCTCTCGATGTCGCCGTCCGCTCTCGCGGACGTGCGCGCATCGCTCCTCCGTTACACCCTCGACGAGGCGAAGAGCCTCGCCGAAACCGCCCTGGCCGCCTCGGGTGCGGCCGAATCCCGAGCCGCGGTCACCGCCGCGGTCGAATCCCTCAAGGAGACACACTCATGA
- a CDS encoding HPr family phosphocarrier protein, which translates to MVTRTVRIGSSHGLHARPAKLFTQAAAAAPGAVTIAKGDGKAVNAASILGVISLGVEYGDYVTLSTEGDGAEATLDELTELLVTDHDEA; encoded by the coding sequence ATGGTCACACGCACCGTTCGCATCGGATCGTCGCACGGACTGCACGCACGCCCCGCGAAGCTGTTCACGCAAGCGGCCGCAGCCGCCCCGGGCGCCGTCACCATCGCGAAGGGCGACGGCAAGGCCGTCAACGCCGCGAGCATCCTCGGCGTGATCTCTCTCGGCGTCGAGTACGGCGACTACGTGACGCTCTCGACGGAGGGCGACGGGGCCGAGGCGACCCTCGACGAGCTCACGGAGCTCCTCGTCACCGACCACGACGAGGCCTGA
- a CDS encoding PTS sugar transporter subunit IIB: MEILVVCGVGASSTFVALRLRRSAAERGIDLSARAGSLELLDSAIIGADLVLVGPHLAARLADVRATARAVDERIVVALLPESAVTSRDGDLALQTALDAAGVGS; the protein is encoded by the coding sequence ATGGAGATCCTCGTAGTGTGTGGAGTTGGCGCGTCCTCGACGTTCGTCGCCCTCCGTCTGCGACGCTCGGCCGCGGAACGCGGCATCGACCTGAGTGCTCGCGCCGGCTCCCTCGAGCTCCTCGACTCCGCCATCATCGGAGCGGATCTGGTCCTCGTCGGGCCGCATCTCGCCGCGCGCCTCGCCGACGTCCGCGCCACGGCCCGCGCCGTCGACGAGAGGATCGTCGTCGCCCTCCTTCCCGAATCCGCCGTCACGTCTCGCGACGGCGACCTCGCTCTCCAGACCGCCCTCGACGCCGCCGGGGTGGGATCATGA
- a CDS encoding BglG family transcription antiterminator, with protein sequence MTRERQDRILAHLARASGWVTASELADALGVTPRSVRTYLARLRSRPGADDLVVSGPSGYRLDDDAYARFRRLERTIGSTETPRERSTRIIRALLAESAGVDVFALAQRLHVSDSTIEADLAKIRPIVADVDLQITRSGPIVSIAGAERDRRRLISRLFRDETAQARIDLDAVERAFASDSLSAFKTALLGELEARSYYVNDYGTDNVLLHIAIAVDRVSHDNRVPDDERPTRSEDFHGEEFPALLDGLVREHFGVTLGRGDAEYLGYLLSTRAVAPGAEPEEQPDGGETGRRRYLADEELERVRRITARAGAEYAVDLEDDDFNTRLALHVHNLLERASDRSFSRNPLTRSIKTSYPMIYELAVFIARELRNLSGVEIDDDEIAYIAMHVGAHLQQEARREDLEPVVLVCPNYYDLQSVLRARIIASVGDVVAVDRVVTRSDVPWSSLGADLVLSTIEPPVPDDSVLVIGPFFGEADGDRVRRAVSRVRRSRRRSEIATELLEYFSPAFFVRNETAADEEAMIRRLGELMIADGAIDEDYLDGVVERERMSSTAFTDTLAVPHAMAMSAKRTAIAIAVNEHSMPWGEARVNVVALIAFSADGRARFQPVFDQIVEVFSGREDVQRIIKGSVDFPSFIDELVHTMDA encoded by the coding sequence GTGACACGCGAGAGACAGGATCGCATCCTCGCGCATCTCGCGCGCGCCTCCGGGTGGGTCACCGCGTCAGAACTCGCGGACGCGCTCGGCGTCACGCCGCGGAGCGTGAGGACCTACCTGGCCCGTCTCCGTAGCCGTCCGGGCGCCGACGACCTCGTCGTCTCGGGCCCGAGCGGCTACCGCCTCGACGACGACGCCTATGCGCGCTTCCGCCGTCTCGAACGCACCATCGGCAGCACCGAGACGCCGCGGGAACGCAGCACGCGCATCATCAGGGCCCTCCTCGCGGAGTCTGCCGGCGTCGACGTCTTCGCTCTGGCCCAGCGGCTGCACGTCAGCGACTCCACGATCGAAGCGGATCTCGCGAAGATCCGCCCCATCGTCGCTGACGTGGATCTGCAGATCACCCGTTCGGGACCGATCGTCTCGATCGCCGGCGCCGAGCGTGACCGCCGTCGCCTCATCAGCCGTCTCTTCCGGGACGAGACCGCCCAGGCTCGCATCGACCTCGATGCCGTCGAGCGGGCGTTCGCCTCCGACAGTCTCAGCGCGTTCAAGACAGCGCTCCTCGGCGAGCTCGAGGCGCGCTCGTACTACGTGAACGACTACGGCACGGACAATGTCCTCCTGCACATCGCGATCGCGGTGGATCGGGTATCCCACGACAACCGCGTTCCGGACGACGAACGGCCGACGCGATCGGAGGACTTCCACGGGGAGGAGTTCCCCGCCCTCCTCGACGGGCTCGTCCGCGAGCACTTCGGCGTCACGCTGGGTCGAGGGGACGCCGAGTACCTCGGATACCTCTTGTCGACGAGGGCCGTCGCCCCCGGCGCGGAACCGGAGGAGCAGCCCGACGGCGGAGAGACCGGGCGGCGGCGCTACCTCGCCGACGAGGAATTGGAACGTGTGCGCCGCATCACGGCTCGTGCCGGTGCGGAGTACGCCGTCGATCTCGAGGACGACGACTTCAACACCCGACTCGCTCTCCACGTCCACAACCTCCTCGAGCGCGCGAGCGATCGATCCTTCTCCCGCAATCCCCTGACCCGATCGATCAAGACGTCCTATCCGATGATCTACGAGCTCGCCGTCTTCATCGCGCGCGAGCTGCGGAACCTCAGCGGAGTGGAGATCGACGACGACGAGATCGCGTACATCGCCATGCACGTCGGGGCGCACCTGCAGCAGGAGGCGCGTCGCGAGGATCTGGAGCCCGTCGTCCTCGTCTGCCCCAACTACTACGACCTGCAGAGCGTGCTCCGCGCACGCATCATCGCGTCGGTAGGCGACGTGGTCGCGGTCGACCGCGTCGTCACGCGCTCGGACGTCCCCTGGTCGTCCCTCGGGGCTGACCTCGTGCTCTCGACGATCGAGCCTCCCGTCCCCGACGATTCCGTCCTCGTGATCGGACCGTTCTTCGGCGAAGCGGACGGCGATCGCGTGCGTCGCGCCGTGTCACGAGTGCGTCGGAGCAGGCGCCGCTCGGAGATCGCGACCGAACTGCTCGAATACTTCTCCCCCGCCTTCTTCGTCCGCAACGAGACGGCGGCGGACGAAGAGGCGATGATCAGACGGCTCGGCGAGCTCATGATCGCGGACGGAGCGATCGACGAGGACTACCTCGACGGTGTGGTCGAGCGCGAACGCATGTCATCGACGGCCTTCACCGACACCCTCGCCGTCCCTCACGCGATGGCGATGTCGGCGAAGCGCACCGCGATCGCGATCGCGGTGAACGAGCACAGCATGCCGTGGGGCGAGGCCCGGGTGAACGTCGTCGCTCTCATCGCGTTCAGCGCGGACGGTCGCGCGCGCTTCCAACCGGTCTTCGATCAGATCGTCGAGGTCTTCTCCGGTCGCGAGGACGTGCAGCGCATCATCAAGGGGTCCGTGGACTTTCCGTCGTTCATCGACGAACTCGTCCACACGATGGACGCGTGA
- a CDS encoding aminodeoxychorismate lyase, whose translation MSNPSAARVFFLSPLPADAEPDDAAIAASIAESDARDPRLSVLDLGASRGDGIFETLGVIDGRAHGIEDHLGRLVRSARMLDLPAPHLGQWRAAMERAVASLPSTGQGSLKIVLTRGIEGSGTPTAWIVARASTSDFAERRTGIRVVTLDRGWPLDVADRAPWLLAGAKTLSYAVNMAAIREAKRREADDALFVSSDGFALEGPTSSLLVRFGDTIVTPSTDGGILPGTTQAAIYRWLESEGRLAEYDTVPAARLAEADAAWFVSSVRLAAPITAIDDRQLAIDRDLTDGMNAMLLSR comes from the coding sequence ATGTCGAATCCGTCCGCTGCGCGCGTCTTCTTCCTGTCCCCGCTTCCGGCCGATGCCGAGCCGGACGACGCCGCGATCGCGGCGTCCATCGCCGAGTCCGACGCCCGCGACCCGCGTCTGAGCGTCCTCGACCTCGGGGCGTCCCGGGGCGACGGCATCTTCGAGACGCTCGGCGTGATCGACGGGCGTGCTCACGGCATCGAGGACCACCTCGGGCGGCTCGTCCGCTCCGCGCGGATGCTCGATCTCCCGGCTCCCCACCTCGGACAGTGGCGGGCGGCGATGGAGCGCGCCGTGGCGAGCCTCCCCTCGACGGGCCAGGGCTCGCTCAAGATCGTGCTCACGCGGGGGATCGAGGGATCCGGGACCCCGACGGCGTGGATCGTCGCTCGCGCCTCGACATCGGACTTCGCGGAGCGCCGCACTGGCATCCGCGTGGTGACGCTCGACCGAGGCTGGCCGCTCGACGTGGCCGATCGTGCGCCATGGCTGCTCGCGGGAGCGAAGACGCTGTCCTATGCCGTCAACATGGCGGCCATCCGTGAGGCGAAGCGGCGCGAGGCGGATGACGCTCTCTTCGTCTCCTCCGACGGCTTCGCGCTCGAGGGGCCGACGTCGAGCCTGCTCGTGCGCTTCGGCGACACGATCGTGACGCCGTCGACCGACGGGGGCATCCTGCCCGGGACGACCCAGGCCGCGATCTACCGCTGGCTGGAGAGCGAGGGCAGGCTCGCGGAGTACGACACCGTGCCGGCTGCGCGACTCGCCGAGGCGGACGCCGCCTGGTTCGTCTCGAGCGTGCGCCTCGCGGCCCCGATCACCGCCATCGACGATCGGCAGCTCGCAATCGATCGCGATCTGACGGACGGGATGAACGCGATGCTCCTCTCCCGCTGA
- the map gene encoding type I methionyl aminopeptidase, translating to MFRKSLYKSPAQLRLMIEPGLVTAAALDAVRAAIRPGVTTLELDAIAESTIRACGGIPNFQLVPGYVHTICASVGADVVHGIPNDVPLRPGDIVSIDCGAEVDGWNGDSAFTVVLDDDDRPELVAERRQLSDVTEASMWAGIARLASARHLNEVGIAVQEAIESRSEYGIITDYIGHGIGRSMHEAPPVFNYRVAQKGPEVKTGLAVAIEPMVVTGSPETFVQDDEWTVTTVDGGMASHWEHSVAVHDRGVWVLTAGDGGAAGLAPFGVTPVPLT from the coding sequence GTGTTCCGCAAGTCTCTGTACAAGTCGCCGGCGCAGCTCCGGCTGATGATCGAACCGGGTCTGGTCACCGCGGCGGCCCTCGACGCCGTCCGGGCGGCGATCCGACCAGGGGTGACGACCCTGGAGCTCGACGCGATCGCCGAGAGCACCATCCGGGCGTGCGGCGGCATCCCGAACTTCCAGCTCGTGCCCGGCTACGTCCACACGATCTGCGCGTCGGTCGGAGCCGATGTCGTCCATGGGATCCCCAACGACGTTCCGCTCCGACCGGGCGACATCGTGTCGATCGACTGCGGGGCGGAGGTCGACGGATGGAACGGAGACTCGGCGTTCACCGTGGTCCTCGACGACGACGATCGGCCTGAGCTCGTCGCCGAACGGCGACAGCTGTCCGACGTCACCGAGGCATCGATGTGGGCCGGTATCGCCCGTCTGGCGTCCGCTCGTCACCTCAACGAGGTCGGGATCGCCGTCCAGGAGGCGATCGAGAGTCGGAGCGAGTACGGCATCATCACCGACTACATCGGCCACGGAATCGGTCGCTCGATGCACGAGGCGCCGCCCGTGTTCAACTACCGTGTGGCGCAGAAGGGCCCGGAGGTCAAGACGGGCCTCGCTGTGGCGATCGAGCCCATGGTCGTCACAGGAAGTCCGGAGACCTTCGTCCAGGACGACGAGTGGACCGTGACGACGGTCGACGGCGGAATGGCGTCCCATTGGGAGCACAGCGTCGCCGTCCACGACAGGGGGGTGTGGGTCCTCACCGCCGGTGACGGGGGAGCGGCAGGTCTCGCGCCCTTCGGAGTGACGCCCGTCCCTCTCACCTGA
- a CDS encoding adenylate kinase, which translates to MSGAETAGARLLIVGPPGAGKGTQAKLIASSFAVPAISTGDIFRDNIKNGTELGQQVQSIVSSGGYVPDTLTNEIVRDRLHQDDAIDGFLLDGYPRTTEQVAELDRILGETGTSLDAVVLLVADTDEVVARLLKRAVEQGREDDTEDVIRHRQDVYHEQTEPVIALYRERGLVAEVDGLGGVDEVGSRVTQALAERGIEPAGVDAV; encoded by the coding sequence GTGAGCGGGGCCGAGACGGCGGGTGCACGGCTACTCATCGTCGGACCTCCCGGTGCGGGCAAGGGCACCCAGGCCAAGCTCATCGCGTCGTCGTTCGCCGTACCCGCCATCTCGACGGGCGACATCTTCCGAGACAACATCAAGAACGGTACGGAGCTCGGCCAGCAGGTGCAGTCGATCGTGTCGAGCGGCGGCTACGTCCCCGACACGCTGACGAACGAGATCGTGCGCGACCGACTCCACCAGGACGACGCCATCGACGGCTTCCTGCTGGACGGCTACCCTCGTACGACGGAGCAGGTCGCCGAGCTCGACCGGATCCTCGGCGAGACCGGCACATCCCTCGACGCCGTCGTCCTCCTCGTCGCCGACACGGATGAGGTCGTCGCACGACTTCTCAAGCGGGCCGTGGAGCAGGGACGAGAGGACGACACCGAAGACGTCATCCGGCACCGCCAGGACGTCTACCACGAGCAGACCGAGCCCGTCATCGCGCTCTACCGGGAACGCGGCCTCGTGGCGGAGGTCGATGGCCTCGGAGGTGTCGACGAGGTCGGTTCGCGCGTCACTCAGGCTCTCGCCGAGCGCGGCATCGAGCCCGCCGGCGTCGACGCCGTCTGA